In Exiguobacterium sp. 9-2, the genomic window ATCAGCTACGAAAACCGACACTGTTGATTCCACTTGGTCGTGTCGTCGAAGCACAAGTCCGTAGTTTGATTCATGATGGACGAATCGAACAGCATCAGCTTCTTTCAGGCTTCCCTCATCCATCTGGTGCGAATGGTCATCGGAAAAAACAGTTTGAAGAGAATCAACCGTACTTAATGAAACAGCTCATTCAGCATTTTGCGGAGTAGCTCATTCTTTTTTTGAAAAATGACGCCATCCTCATACGGATAGCGTCATTTCAATTTAAACCATTAATAAACACACATCATTCGCGAATGCTACTGGATCCTCGAGTGGGAGTCCTTCGACAAGCAATGCTTGTTGATACATCAGTTTTGTATAGCGCTCAAATTTCGAACGGTCATTTTGATAAGCTGATTCAAGAGATTTAAACACTAGGTGTGACGGGTTCAACTCGAGAATCTTGACCGCTTCTACCCCTTCATTATTCGGTATCGCTTTCAAGATTTTCTCCATCTCGATTGAGACGGCGCCGTCTGTCGCAAAGCAGACAGGATGCGATTTTAGACGCGTCGATGCTTTGACTTCCTTGACCTGTCCACTTAAGATCTCCTGCATCGCTTGGAACATTTCTACTTGTGCCTCTGTCGTCTCTGCTTCTTCTGCTTCGATTCCTAAGTCACTGCTCGTAACTGATTTGAATGTTTTCTCGTCATACGTCATCAGCATCTGAATCGCGAACTCATCGATCTCTTCCGTGAAGTACAAGATGTCATATCCTTTATCACGGACGAGCTCGGATTGCGGTAATTTATCCAAACGATTTGTGCTCTCACCAGCGGCGTAGTAGATATGCGCTTGGTCTTCCGGCATCGCTGCGACGTATTCTGCGAGCGTGATCAACTTCTTCTCCTTCGCTGAGTAGAAGAGGATGAGGTCCTGTACCTGTTCTTTATGCATGCCGTAATCATTGTACATACCAAACTTCAGCTGACGTCCGAACGCTTGATAGAACGTTTCGTACTTCGCGCGATCTTCGCGCAAAAGTGCTTCGAGTTGTGTTTTAATTTTACTTTGGATATTTTTCGCGATCAGTTTCAATTGACGATCGTGTTGCAACAACTCACGCGAGATGTTAAGCGATAAGTCCTCCGAGTCGACCATTCCTTTGACGAAACTGAAGTGATCCGGCAACAAATCACTGCATTTTTCCATGATCAAGACACCATTCGCGTAAAGCTCGAGTCCTTTTTCAAATTCTTTCGAATAATAATCGTACGGTGCCTGTTCCGGAATGAATAAGATCGATTGATAACGAACGGCGCCATCGACGCTGATATGAATGTGTTTTGCCGGTTTGTCAAAACCATACCGCTTCTCTTGGTAGAAGTTCGAATAGTCTTCGTCTGTCAATTCTCGTTTGTTCTTCCGCCAGATCGGCACCATGCTGTTGATCGTCTTGACGACCTCGACCTCTTCCGTCTCGTCACTGCCCTCGATCGGCTGACGTTCGAGTTCCTTCATCTCGATCGGATAACGGATGAAATCCGAGTATTTCTTGATGATGTTGCGCAGACGATACGTCTCGAGGTATTCGTCATACGATTCTTCTTCCTCGTTCGCCTTGATGTGGAGCGTAATCTCCGTTCCGACGGTTTCTTTGTCGACTTCCTCGATCGTATAGCCTTCGACACCACGCGATTCCCATTTATAAGCGATCTTACTACCGAACGGTTTCGTAACGACAGTGACGACGTCTGCGACCATGAACGCGGAATAGAATCCGACACCGAATTGACCGATGATATCATGACCATCTTGTGCTTCATTCTCTGCCTTAAAGGCAAGCGATCCACTCTTCGCGATCGTTCCAAGATTTTCTTCTAGCTCGTCTTTCGTCATTCCGATTCCTGTATCACGAATGACGAGCTGTCGTGTTTCTTTATTTGGTTCGATCGTAATTTTGTAGTGTTCCTTCTCGAACGAAATCGTATCGTCCGTCAATGCTTTATAGTACATCTTATCCATGGCGTCACTAGCATTCGAGATCAATTCGCGCAGGAAAATCTCCTTATGCGTATAGATGGAATGAATCATCATCTCCAGCAATCGTTTTGATTCCGCCTTAAATTGTTTCGTTTCCATGCTTATTCTGCCTCCCCTTTTTTTAGCACTCATTCGTATAGAGTGCTAATTCATCTCCTATTATTAGGGAGTTCTAAATATCTGTCAATCTTCTTTCCCGCTATTTTTTACGACTTTTTCATGGACGATTTTTCCGATTTGACGTAAGTGTTCCGCTGACCCATAGGTGCCATGGCTGACGCCGTTTTCATCTTTTCGATTACCGAGACCGATGAATTGCTCACTTGGTTTGAAGTGGAGACCGACCACGGGGACCTGAAATTGTGATGAAAAGCCGATTTGAAAAATCGCGTCTGGATAATCCGTTGGTCGATAGGTTGTCCAATCGATATCTGGTTCGAGCTTCGCAAATCGTTCCGTGTGTTCCTTACCGAGCAGGATGATTCCTTTTATCGAAAACAGTTCAAGCAGGCGTAACAAAAATGTCTGACCGAACGGACTATCTTCCAACACGCTGCGTTCTTTGATCGCTCCCATGTAGTGGTGCGTCGGAAATGGAAAAAAATCCAAGTGAATGACTGGATCAAACGTCTTTTCGTAAAACGACGCACCGAGTCCGTTCAAGAATCCTTCGAGTTTACCGCCACCTGGTCGACCGAACCAGGTCCGGTACACATTTGGTTGTTTAAAGTAACGATTGAAGCGCCGGATTGAATCTGTCAGCGTCTCCTCCTGGAGATAATCCTCCCATGACATCGACTTCGGACGAATAAAGAGCGGACCGGTCTCGTCGAATCGTAATGCGCCCGTCCGGTCTAAAAACTGCGTTCGGGATGGGTTCGTCGCGATCGTCACCCAACTGCTACGCGTCGCATCACCAAACCAAAGGACAGGTGTCGTTTGATCAATCAGTTGATCTGCGAACGCACTTTTCTCGAGCGTCATTTGATACTCGACAGCTTCCTGTAATAATTTTTTGGCAAGTTGCCATTGATCGGATGTCAGCGTTCTCATCTCCCTTTTTACAGCGATTATGCTGTTGTAGATGTACCCCTTATCTTCTATTACTAGACGCATCGATGGGTTTAATCTCCATTTCTCCGGGAATGTTTCATAAGGTGAACGATACGACTTAGGAGGGATTTAGCAATGGGTAGACTGGATCAAAAAATAGCTGTCATTACCGGCTCGGCAACAGGGATTGGACAAGCGACTGCGCTTGTATTCGCAGAACAAGGAGCAACGGTCGTTTGTGCCGATGTCTCACTTGAAAAAGCAAAACAAACAGTAGAACAGATTACACAACAAGGCGGGAAAGCGGAAGCCGTCCATGTCGACGTCTCAGACGTCGAGAGTGTTGAGCAACTTGCGAAGCATGTCAAAGAGACATACGGTACGGTCGACGTCCTCTTCAACAATGCCGGAATCGATGAACAAGGCGGGAAAGTCCACGAGTATCCAATCGATCTCTTCGACCGGATCATCGCTGTCGATTTACGCGGTACATTCCTCGTCAGTAAATTCTTGATTCCACTCATGCTGGATAACGGTGGTTCGATCATCAACACGTCATCGATGTCGGGTCGCGCAGCTGACTTGAACCGGTCTGGTTATAACGCGGCGAAAGGCGGGATCGCGAACTTCACTCGCGCGATGGCAATCGATTACGCGCGTCATGGTATTCGTGTCAATTCGTTATCGCCAGGAACGATTGAAACACCACTCATCGATACACTCGTCGGTGAAAAAGAAAAAGAACAAGGCAAACAGTTCCGCGATGCGAACGCCTGGATCACACCACTCGGTCGACTCGGTAAACCACGCGAGATGGCAACGGTCGCCCTCTTCCTTGCTTCTGACGACAGCTCATATGTCACAGGTGAGGACATCACGGCGGATGGCGGCATCATGGCTTATACATGGCCGGGAGAGATGTTAATCGATTCGAAGTGGAAAGACGAAGCAGAAAAAAGTGAATGAGCAATGCGCGGTGTAACCCTTTAGTTGCACCGCTTTTCTTTTACCTCAAGACGTTCAGTACCGTAAATTATTTTCTGAATCAGTTTACCTCCCTGAAGTATTTTTATCAGGGTACACTACAGGTAAAGGGGGAAAAATTCATGCAAACAGCGATTACTTACTTACAACGGTGTCTTCAAATTCCAAGTGTCAATCCGATGGACGGAGAAGAAGCCGTCGCACGTTACGTGTACGATGTATTGGTCGATCATCAGATCTCGACAGAATGGATTGAAGTTTCACCAAAACGAATTTGTCTCGTCGCGACCGTCCCTGCGAGCGAGGATGTTTCACGTCCTGCCGTCCTCGGTCTATCTGGTCATCTCGATACGGTTCCAGTTCAAGAAGACGGCTGGACGAAAGATCCATATGGTGGCGAAATCGAAGACGGCCGCATCTATGGTCGTGGGGCTTCTGATATGAAATCAGGTGTCATGGCAATGGTGCAAGCACTGATTCAATATAGAGAACGTCAAGAACGACCAAACACTATCAAACTTCTGATTACATCCGATGAGGAGAATGGAATGACGGGTGCTCGTCATTTGACCGAACAAGGACACGCGGATGATTTAGACGCTTTACTGATCACAGAACCAACAAGCGGAATGATCGGTTATGCACAAAAAGGTGTCGTTGGGATCGAAGTGACATGTCGTGGGAAAAGTGCACACAGCTCTGCCCCTCAACTCGGACGTAATGCGATCGATGACGTCTATCGCGTCATCCAGGAAGTGAAGTCGGAACGCTTCTCGATTACAGCGAATCATCATCCGGCGCTTGGTCCAGTCGTCGCGTCAATCACATCCATAAAAGGAGGCGAAGGACCGAATGTCGTTCCGAGTCAGGCTTCCTTTTATATGGATATTCGGACGATTCCCGGGTTCGGTCGAGCGGACGTTCTTGCTGCCTTTACAGCTATCGAGCGTCGTCTTGTAGCAGAAGATTCCGAGTTTGATATGAACGTGACCGTCATCAAGGATATTCCTTCTTGTGAAACCGATGAACAGGCGCCTTTCTTGCAACAGGTCGCGGATACGATGGAGCAGGTTAGCGGCGTGACACCACGAAAAATCGCTATT contains:
- the htpG gene encoding molecular chaperone HtpG, whose protein sequence is METKQFKAESKRLLEMMIHSIYTHKEIFLRELISNASDAMDKMYYKALTDDTISFEKEHYKITIEPNKETRQLVIRDTGIGMTKDELEENLGTIAKSGSLAFKAENEAQDGHDIIGQFGVGFYSAFMVADVVTVVTKPFGSKIAYKWESRGVEGYTIEEVDKETVGTEITLHIKANEEEESYDEYLETYRLRNIIKKYSDFIRYPIEMKELERQPIEGSDETEEVEVVKTINSMVPIWRKNKRELTDEDYSNFYQEKRYGFDKPAKHIHISVDGAVRYQSILFIPEQAPYDYYSKEFEKGLELYANGVLIMEKCSDLLPDHFSFVKGMVDSEDLSLNISRELLQHDRQLKLIAKNIQSKIKTQLEALLREDRAKYETFYQAFGRQLKFGMYNDYGMHKEQVQDLILFYSAKEKKLITLAEYVAAMPEDQAHIYYAAGESTNRLDKLPQSELVRDKGYDILYFTEEIDEFAIQMLMTYDEKTFKSVTSSDLGIEAEEAETTEAQVEMFQAMQEILSGQVKEVKASTRLKSHPVCFATDGAVSIEMEKILKAIPNNEGVEAVKILELNPSHLVFKSLESAYQNDRSKFERYTKLMYQQALLVEGLPLEDPVAFANDVCLLMV
- a CDS encoding SDR family oxidoreductase, producing the protein MGRLDQKIAVITGSATGIGQATALVFAEQGATVVCADVSLEKAKQTVEQITQQGGKAEAVHVDVSDVESVEQLAKHVKETYGTVDVLFNNAGIDEQGGKVHEYPIDLFDRIIAVDLRGTFLVSKFLIPLMLDNGGSIINTSSMSGRAADLNRSGYNAAKGGIANFTRAMAIDYARHGIRVNSLSPGTIETPLIDTLVGEKEKEQGKQFRDANAWITPLGRLGKPREMATVALFLASDDSSYVTGEDITADGGIMAYTWPGEMLIDSKWKDEAEKSE
- a CDS encoding M20 family metallopeptidase codes for the protein MQTAITYLQRCLQIPSVNPMDGEEAVARYVYDVLVDHQISTEWIEVSPKRICLVATVPASEDVSRPAVLGLSGHLDTVPVQEDGWTKDPYGGEIEDGRIYGRGASDMKSGVMAMVQALIQYRERQERPNTIKLLITSDEENGMTGARHLTEQGHADDLDALLITEPTSGMIGYAQKGVVGIEVTCRGKSAHSSAPQLGRNAIDDVYRVIQEVKSERFSITANHHPALGPVVASITSIKGGEGPNVVPSQASFYMDIRTIPGFGRADVLAAFTAIERRLVAEDSEFDMNVTVIKDIPSCETDEQAPFLQQVADTMEQVSGVTPRKIAIPGGTDGAMFSQAKKSFPIAIASFHDFRLAHQVDESIPLSEYEQTIAFCFNLINTPLHQSLPSH